One stretch of Macaca nemestrina isolate mMacNem1 chromosome 17, mMacNem.hap1, whole genome shotgun sequence DNA includes these proteins:
- the LOC112425806 gene encoding NADH dehydrogenase [ubiquinone] iron-sulfur protein 5-like yields the protein MDQKATGGLSEAVARERQGHEYRIAVPFLDIQQRFSLNIGQWWTIQSAEQPYKIVARCRAFEKEWIECAHGISVIQAEKECKIEYDDFVECLLRQKMMGTIRKQQDMLIKEGKDTPPSHHIGKEEPRP from the coding sequence ACTGGGGGTCTTTCTGAAGCGGTGGCCAGAGAAAGACAAGGACACGAGTATCGGATCGCTGTGCCTTTCTTGGACATCCAGCAAAGGTTCAGCCTTAACATAGGTCAATGGTGGACAATCCAGAGTGCCGAACAGCCCTACAAGATTGTTGCTCGATGCCGTGCTTTTGAAAAAGAATGGATAGAATGTGCCCATGGAATCAGTGTTATCCAGGCAGAGAAAGAGTGCAAGATAGAATATGATGATTTCGTAGAGTGTTTGCTTCGGCAGAAAATGATGGGTACCATCAGGAAACAGCAGGATATGCTGATAAAGGAAGGTAAGGACACCCCTCCGTCTCACCACATTGGCAAGGAAGAGCCTCGGCCCTGA